A window of the Sabethes cyaneus chromosome 1, idSabCyanKW18_F2, whole genome shotgun sequence genome harbors these coding sequences:
- the LOC128746074 gene encoding uncharacterized protein LOC128746074 — protein MKKKCSKVIYLYLLPHYPIQQDYLDEANGNTLLSSSNPAASPGLTVAEPIAATVDNETLIIQSPSNDDLSQSLSEYTDADESISAPTELLAEFLSAVMLRDYINALKYCKLILQYEPNNSTARDFYPHILSKIASETVELEQTSGESDENYNFNYNTSSSNSDDINIDEVVMVCSSDSDQSSDCSSFLDYSNTSSSAVSDDDLMDEKVLNQINCNSASDQSDQLPPSQSVTDNNTSHSYSSLLLEEEEKDLTLSDISNLNIEDDENGDDSGDGVVHSHLSTKVENNLSAQQLKLQNASQQASLTKQTPPQTSSAPLASKLVALLRARVIPSKSSGND, from the exons atgaagaaaaaatgttcTAAAGTCATTTACCTCTACCTTCTTCCTCACTATCCAATTCAGCAGGACTACCTGGACGAAGCAAACGGCAACACGCTACTGTCCAGCAGCAATCCAGCAGCGTCACCTGGACTAACGGTAGCGGAACCAATTGCGGCAACGGTAGACAACGAAACACTAATCATTCAATCACCCTCGAACGATGACCTCAGCCAGAGCCTTTCCGAGTATACGGATGCCGACGAAAGCATTTCTGCCCCAACGGAGCTGCTGGCGGAG TTCTTGTCGGCGGTGATGTTGCGTGATTACATCAATGCACTTAAATATTGCAAACTGA ttttgcaaTATGAGCCTAACAACAGTACGGCCAGAGATTTTTACCCACATATCCTGTCGAAGATTGCTTCGGAAACAGTGGAACTGGAACAGACCTCAGGCGAAAGTGATGAAAATTACAACTTCAACTATAACACATCATCTTCCAACTCGGATGATATAAACATCGACGAGGTGGTCATGGTGTGTAGCAGCGACAGTGATCAATCCTCCGATTGCAGCTCGTTTCTTGATTATTCGAACACGAGTAGCAGCGCCGTTAGCGACGATGATTTAATGGACGAAAAGGTGCTGAACCAAATAAACTGCAACAGTGCATCGGACCAATCGGATCAACTGCCACCGTCACAGTCTGTTACCGACAACAACACCTCTCATTCGTACTCTAGTCTTCTTTTGGAGGAGGAAGAGAAGGATTTGACGCTGTCCGATATCTCCAATTTGAACATCGAAGATGACGAAAATGGAGATG ATTCCGGGGACGGAGTAGTACACTCGCATCTGTCTACAAAGGTTGAAAATAATCTTTCTGCTCAACAGTTGAAGCTTCAAAATGCATCTCAACAGGCATCGTTGACCAAACAGACTCCGCCTCAAACGAGCAGTGCACCGCTTGCATCCAAACTAGTCGCTTTGCTTCGAGCCAGAGTTATACCTTCTAAGTCTTCTGGCAACGACTAA